caaaatgggaaataaacagatttgctttgtaaaattagaaaataacttgtacatgttaaaaccaactgaggtcaaagctgtttttgaacatagagatgtttaaaactgctaggactcataagaaaaggaagatttctccaaatgtctatctttggcacttgagattgggtcacataaatctcaacaggattgagaaattggttaagaacggtcttTTAAACAAattggaagacagttcattaccaccatgtgagtcctgtcttgagggtaaaatgaaaaatagatctttttctggaaaaggtcttcgagccaaagaacccctagagctgattcattcagacctttgtgggcctctaaatgttagagtgataacttgtagaaatacaagttatttatattgttttatttagatattgcggctaaaataaagaaaacatgcaTTGATAGTagagaaattggctaagaaatgtgaaaattataaaatgtcgtcaatacacccactaacaccattgcgatggtagaatagaatgtttcagtttctgttttgcaggaaatcagtcaccgcatgcgttcatggcttaaagataaaataaacaacgtatctacgtcgcattgcgcccatcaatcgagaacgaagagatgatcaacacaatgacggcgcatgcgacaatcgatcaacgcaattttaaccgaatgtggtaataaaaaataacaccgcatatggcgatcgatcgaagatgtaaagagcaatgcatttgcggaggattctgacaaatgtacagctttcagttgtgcatttctgacggattgattgcgtaacagaaggaagaTTCACTCTGCCATTTCagaaactaccataaccatacagtggggaccatatattcaaagagccaagcctcacctataaatagcttctgcaaattcactgaaaaagatacatgaatacatagcgacgtgcatatactgattctgagagagagactggtttgAAGCGACTTACAAAGTAGATCTGGGtgaaccacgagacaaggccgagaggtgagtctccaagcagagaatccttccaattcccGTAGCTGAAGCTCTATACGGAGGTCAATTCTACaaggaaagcaagcctgagagggaagttttCCTCTCTATtacttccacacgccggcaagcacaacctctgttcaggatctgtgtcaagacgttgacacttcttctgtatttgtttctagtctctatttcatcatttgtattcatcttccttaatctttcattcacaccatgtatcgaacgcttaattttagaattaaatgttatgataattaccATTGCCATCTCTTTGTCTCTTTCCGTTCGTCCATAACccattttcttcatgatgttttcctaattccctgggtaattagcaagaattaagcgagtgagttaatttgtgttaaggaaataattaagtttagctaaagcatgctcgacggcattttcacttgtgagagcagaagtggagatgttattccgcctatcgagagaaggttggaagaatgcattaactaaagcgagaagtatttccagagatggaaacaaccttgtgttcatcacgttcatccctgtttcaccatagagatacgggaacgcgaccgatcaccgagaggtgtacgccaagggaaagcggaaccttagttgcatctttaacgcaattgacaaacttgcgatatttttactatttattctttctctttctacgtcattcataaagacttgccatcgcatacatcgaatctttgtacaacttcacagtcagttctcgactTCATTatcgtgtatcatgtatcttgtatcttgtatcatattagtttgggattttattttatcaacgcaattttatttcatcggcatttacatttctgtataaacctaatttttattcattgttaaaccggtcacatgtatcacaaaagtaacgcattaacgaaaacaatccctgtgttcgacctcggattattctgagaaacttgcgttggaattatacttggtttcagcgcaaggaaacttgtgacacgcattactccATCGCTATTACGAGCATaccattaacaatgcatatatttagacgtagtattgcatgtttagcacatcattcatctCATCCATAAGCCATGCGTTAGAGTAGATAAAGAGATTAACTTAACAGTCGTGTGCATAAGTGATAACACAGTATAATAtctcattcattcatattcatcattgtccttatgcttaaaaattcattttcaccgttacaagtttatggcgttgttgccggggattgttaaacggttagtgttgagtacttttgtggtattttgcaggacagatctctttgtattgGCTGTTTATTGCGAAGAGTAGTCtgatggtttatgagtactggaattgGTCCAGAAATTCTATGTTGACCCagagatcaggtgtatttttCGCACAAGAGCACATCAGGACCAAGCTAGGCAAAGAGGAAACATGGCTAATAATAATGAGGGGCCCGATGGGAATCAAGGGGTAAATTGGCCAGCGCAAGACCCTGTATTTCTTGCTGCCGACCGCAATATCCCTATGAGAAACTATGCGGCGCCAAATTTTTATAACTTCTTTCccggaatttcaagacccacgattgaggagaatacAAGGTTTGAGATAAGACCGATtatgcttcaaatgattcaaaatgcgAGACAATTCGGAggtctacaaggagaagacccgcatgctcatTTGACCCGTTTCGTAGAAATATTTAGcgcattctccatacctggtATGACTCCAGAAGAAATTAGATTGTATCTCTTCTCGTATACACTGCGGGATGAGGCAAGGAGGTGGGCTCAGTCattagagccaaatgaaatcaacGGATGGGATCAGTTAGTCGAGAGGTTTATGAAtaaattcttccctccagccatcaacgcaaggagacagagggatgtgttgaatttcgaACAGAAGGGGTATGAAACTTTAAGCACCGCATGAGTGCAATTCAGGCAATTAGTGAAGAATTGTCCGTACATCGGGATTCCTGATTCCATTCTGATGGAAACTTTTTATAATGGCTTGGATCGATCAATGTAAGCAGTTGTTGATGCCTCTGCAGTAGAAGGATTAATGGACAAGACGTATATGGAAGCAAAGGTtgtcttggatcgcatctctcgAAATACAGATGAGTGGTTAGATAACGGGTATGAGGAAAGAGGTTCAGGACAAAGAAGAGCAGAAGGTGCCCTTGTACCAGCTGATACAATGAACACTCTGGTAGACCAGATGACCACAATGATCTAGCTCCTTCAGACTATGGCTATTCAGCAAGGACATCTCTCTCAAGGTTTAGCGTAAGCCAATGCGTTGACACACATGGCCGCAATAAATTGCGTTCAATGTGGAGAGGGACACTCAGTGGAATTATGCCCGTTGAATCAACATTCCGTATACTCTATCTATAATGAACCATACAACAACACTTGCAACCCTGGTTGGCGGAATCACCCAACTTTCAGTTGGGATGGGAATCACAACTAGGGGGGCCAAAGTGATCATCAAAACAGTCATCCTGGGAATTGAGGCAATCCTCCGGTTTTCATTAATCAGCACCACAACCCAGGTAATCTTCAGAGTATACAACCCTACGACCAACCATTCTTTTCTGACACCTCTTGTAGTACCTCGTCTTTGGAAACATTATTGAAACATTATATTGGGAAGAACGAGGTAATCAAGCAATTGCAAGCTTCCTCCCTTAGAAATTTGGAAGAGCAGATTGAACAGCTTGCGATCGAGCTAAAGAATAAAACGCCTGGTACGCTGCCCAACAGCTCGAGAGCATCGGGGCCATgtggtaaagaacaatgtcaagcagtgacattgagaagtggcagAACAACGGTCCCTATGTCACCTGTACCAGATTCAGTAACAAGACCAGTAGATTTAACCATCAACGATGACCAATCGACCATTAATGAAGAATTATCAGTTTAGAAGAAAGTACATCTACAAGGAATGAATCTCAGCAAGACTCCAATGCAAAATCACTACAACCTTCAGCTCCTAAAACACAACAAGCAAAGGACCTCAATGAACAACAAATTGAACAGGAAGTACggtgggatcctccacctttcccgtccaggCTAAGGAAGAAAGATGACAGCAAACAATTCCAGAGGTTCCTAGATGTTCTCTGGCAACTACATATCAACATTCTCTTAATGGAAGAATTGGAACAGATGCCGAGCTAtgtgaaattcctcaaggaCATACTTGCCAACAGGAGGAAGATCGGGGAGAATGAAACTGTTGCGTTAACACATGACTGTAGTGCGTTGTTTCAGAACAACATCCCACCAAAATGAAGGATCTAGGAAGTTTCACATTGTCATGCTCGATAGGGGAAAAAGAAGTCGGAAATGCACTGTGTGATTTGGGGGcaagtataaacttaatgcccttgtcaatcttcaaaaatttaaatatctgCAACGCAAGACCAACCACGATTACGTTACAGTTGGCCAATAGATCAATAACGCATCCTGAGGGcaaaatagaggatgtacttATGTAAGTAGATAAGTTCATCTTCCCCACTGACTTTATCATATTAGACTATGAAGCTGATATTGAGgtgcctatcatcttgggttGCCCATTTCTTGCAACAAGGCGAGCATTGATCGATGTACAAAAAGGAGAACTTACCATCAGGGTCGACGATCAGTAAGTTAAGTTCAACGTCctcaatgcgttgaaatacCCAGGTGATATGGAAAATTGTCAATATGTTGGGAAATTGCAGGAAGAACATTGGCACGAGCCCCTAGAAGAATCGGAGGAAGAAAACTTTAGGATTGGCGCAATGTGGGAGGAAAATTGCGTGGCAATTCAAATCGAGTCAGATTTTGAAACAAccaagttatctgaacgaacaACGCAGCGTACTAAGCCATCTTTAGAGGAACCACCCATGTTAGAGTTGAAGCCTTGCCCGTACACCTCAAATATGTGTATTTAGCGGGCAATAACACTTTACCGGTTATTATATCTGGCTCGCTGAGCAAAGAGAAGGAGGAAGCACTTATCCAGATCCTGAAAAAAAACGCAAAAGCTTTGGGATGGACCTTAGCGGATATTCGAGGGATTAGTCCttcatattgcatgcacaagattcgtctaTAGAAAGACAACGCCGTTTGAACCCTGCTATGAAGGAGGTTGTGAAGAAAGAGATAGTGAAGTGGCTTGATGCAGGCGTCATTACCCTATATTAGATAGCAGCTGGGTAAGCTCAGTGCAATGTGTTCCAAAGAAGGGGGGAATGACAGTCGTCACCAATAGCAAGAATGAGTTAATTCCTACAAGGACAACTACGGGGTGGAAATATGTATGGTATACCGCAAattaaatttggccactaagaaggaccactttccactcccgttTATTGATCAAATATTAGATCGACTTGTGGGGAACgagttcttttgttttcttgacggTTACTTAGAGTACAACCAAATTGCGATTGCGCTAGAggatcaagataagacaaccttcacgtgcccattcGGCACGTTTGCATTCCGTCGCATGTCGTTTCGACTCTGTAATGCACCAGGTACTTTCCaaagatgcatgatggcaatattttcaGATTTCTTGGAGGATTCAGTCGAGGTATTTATGGATGGCTTTTCAGTTTTTGGCAATACTTATGACTCCTGTTTATGAAATCTTgaaaaagtcttgaagagatgcattgaaactaatcttgttttgaactgggagaaatgctatttcatggttgaagaaggaattgtaCTAGGTCACAAAATATCAAAggtaggattggaagttgatcaagcgaaaatcgacgcaatttccaagTTACCACCACCAGTCAATGTGAAAACGCTTAGGAGTTTTCTGGGACATGCGGGGTTTTATCGAAGATTTATCCACAACTTTTCTCAGATCGCAAGGTCCTTAAGTGCGCTCCTCGAGAATGACCGCGAATATGATTTTGAtgacgcatgcgctgaagcatTCCACACGCTGAAAAATGCGCTCATCACCGCACCTATTCTGATTGCACCAGATTGGACACAACCgtttgcgttgatgtgtgatgctagtGGGTATGCAGTGGGCATAGTCTTAAGTCAGTAAGGTTTTCCATCCTATCTATTATGCTAGCAAAACGTTGAATGATGCGCAggaaaattatacaaccacagaaaaagaaatgctcgcagtggtatttgcgCTGGAGAAATTTCGACAGTACTTGATTGGAACAAATGCGGTGGTATATACTGATCATTCTACGATCAAATACcttatgacaaagaaggatgtgaAACCGAGACTGATAAGGTGGGTGCTACTcctgcaagaatttgacctagagattAAGGATCGGAAGGGCACCAAGAACCAAGTAGCAGATCATctatcaagatta
This DNA window, taken from Benincasa hispida cultivar B227 chromosome 6, ASM972705v1, whole genome shotgun sequence, encodes the following:
- the LOC120079265 gene encoding uncharacterized mitochondrial protein AtMg00860-like encodes the protein MVEEGIVLGHKISKVGLEVDQAKIDAISKLPPPVNVKTLRSFLGHAGFYRRFIHNFSQIARSLSALLENDREYDFDDACAEAFHTLKNALITAPILIAPDWTQPFALMCDASGYAVGIVLSQ